The proteins below come from a single Zhouia spongiae genomic window:
- a CDS encoding nitrite reductase, producing the protein MQSFRTEIENPVVEKDIIELERKIRLFKEGKIDEERFRSLRLARGVYGQRQEGVQMIRIKLPYGKVTSDQLYRISDVSDEYSTGRLHITTRQDIQIHHVSLDRTPELWAELEKSDVTLREACGNTVRNVTASAEAGIDPKEAFDVTPYAHAAFQFFLRNPICQEMGRKFKMSFSGSEEDTALSYIHDLGFIAKIKDGKRGFKVLLGGGLGSQPRHADVIYEFLETEKIIPLIESVLRIFDRYGERARRMKARMKFLIKDTGLDAFLNLIEEEQKALTLTEYPIDIKESETDLSQVGLNIPVVNIADKEAYRAWVDSNVIKQKQEGFYAVGVKVKLGDFHTDKARKLAKLIKEYAADEIRFTLRQDILIRHIRKELLPFFYLELQQLGFTDIGYNSTADITACPGTDTCNLGIASSTGIAVELERVLKEEYPRYFNNKDILIKISGCMNACGQHNMAHIGFQGMSIKSGKLVAPALQILLGGGVVGDGKGRFSDKVIKVPSKRGPNALRAILDDFQSNTNEGENFLDYYDRQGQIYFYDFLKPFSDTTNLTEDDFVDWGHNENYVKAVGVGECAGVVIDLVATLLFESEEKNANAEEALLQKRWADGIYHAYTAIVNTAKALLVAEGLSTNSQASIIKQFDETFVETGKFAMDGSFSDMVYQIKSNEPVQAFAESYLKDSKAFYKRADQFRKHEVES; encoded by the coding sequence ATGCAAAGCTTTAGAACAGAAATAGAAAACCCTGTTGTTGAAAAAGATATCATTGAATTAGAAAGAAAGATTCGGTTATTCAAAGAAGGAAAGATTGATGAAGAACGTTTCCGCAGCCTCCGTCTGGCACGTGGCGTTTATGGGCAACGTCAGGAAGGGGTTCAGATGATTCGCATAAAACTGCCTTATGGTAAGGTAACCAGCGATCAGCTATATCGTATTTCTGATGTATCAGACGAATATTCTACTGGCAGACTTCATATCACCACCCGTCAGGATATTCAAATTCACCATGTGAGCCTGGATAGAACACCCGAATTATGGGCTGAATTAGAAAAGAGCGATGTAACACTTAGAGAAGCATGCGGGAATACGGTGAGAAATGTTACAGCGAGTGCCGAAGCCGGAATTGACCCAAAAGAAGCATTCGATGTAACCCCTTATGCACATGCCGCATTTCAATTTTTCCTGAGAAACCCTATTTGCCAGGAAATGGGAAGGAAGTTTAAAATGAGCTTTTCAGGATCAGAAGAGGATACGGCCTTAAGCTACATACACGATCTGGGATTTATAGCAAAAATCAAAGACGGAAAAAGAGGGTTCAAGGTTTTGTTAGGAGGTGGATTGGGGTCTCAGCCACGTCATGCAGATGTCATATACGAATTTTTAGAAACTGAAAAGATAATTCCGCTTATTGAAAGTGTATTGAGAATTTTTGACCGGTATGGTGAACGGGCAAGGCGTATGAAAGCCAGAATGAAATTCCTGATTAAAGACACAGGCCTGGATGCTTTTTTGAATTTAATAGAAGAGGAACAAAAGGCACTGACTTTAACGGAATACCCGATAGATATAAAAGAATCTGAAACAGACCTTTCTCAGGTAGGGTTAAATATTCCTGTAGTAAATATTGCAGATAAGGAAGCATACCGGGCTTGGGTCGATAGTAATGTAATAAAGCAAAAGCAAGAAGGTTTCTATGCGGTTGGCGTTAAAGTTAAACTCGGAGATTTTCATACAGATAAAGCAAGAAAGCTGGCTAAACTCATAAAGGAGTATGCAGCTGATGAAATCAGGTTCACATTGCGTCAGGATATTTTGATTCGCCATATCCGAAAAGAATTGTTGCCGTTCTTTTACCTGGAGCTGCAACAACTGGGCTTTACCGATATAGGATATAATTCAACAGCTGATATCACTGCTTGTCCGGGTACAGATACCTGTAACCTGGGTATTGCCAGTAGCACAGGGATAGCTGTGGAGTTGGAGCGTGTACTGAAGGAAGAATATCCCCGGTATTTCAATAATAAAGATATTCTGATCAAAATCAGCGGCTGTATGAATGCCTGTGGTCAGCATAACATGGCCCATATAGGTTTTCAGGGGATGTCGATTAAATCAGGAAAGTTAGTTGCTCCTGCATTACAGATACTTCTCGGAGGAGGTGTTGTCGGAGATGGTAAAGGAAGGTTTTCAGACAAGGTTATTAAGGTGCCTTCAAAAAGAGGCCCGAATGCTTTAAGAGCGATCTTGGACGATTTTCAGTCAAATACAAATGAAGGTGAAAATTTTTTGGATTATTATGACAGGCAAGGACAAATATACTTTTACGATTTTCTGAAACCGTTCTCCGATACAACGAATCTTACTGAAGATGACTTTGTGGACTGGGGACATAATGAAAACTATGTGAAGGCAGTAGGGGTAGGAGAATGTGCCGGTGTAGTGATAGATTTAGTAGCTACATTGTTGTTTGAGAGTGAGGAAAAGAATGCAAATGCAGAAGAAGCCCTTTTGCAAAAAAGATGGGCAGATGGTATTTATCACGCTTATACTGCAATTGTAAATACCGCAAAAGCCCTATTGGTGGCAGAAGGATTAAGTACCAATTCTCAGGCGAGTATCATCAAACAATTTGATGAAACCTTTGTTGAAACAGGGAAGTTTGCTATGGATGGTTCATTTTCAGATATGGTATACCAGATAAAAAGTAATGAGCCTGTGCAAGCATTCGCAGAATCATATTTAAAAGATTCGAAGGCATTTTATAAAAGAGCTGATCAATTTAGAAAACATGAAGTGGAGTCGTAA
- a CDS encoding NAD(P)/FAD-dependent oxidoreductase encodes MIKTDILIIGAGPTGLFTVFEAGLLKLKCHLIDALPQPGGQCAEIYPKKPIYDIPAFPEVLAGDLVNNLLEQIKPFEPTYTLGERADTIDKLDDGTFIVTTNKGTRHHAPVVVIAGGLGSFEPRKPQIDNITDYEDNGVAYIIKDPEVYRGKKVLVAGGGDSALDWSIFLADIASEVYLVHRRNEFRGALDSVEKVGELSKRGKIEVITEAEVIQLHGNGKLEALTVKHKSNGESHIPVDNFIPLFGLSPKLGPIASWGLEIEKNAIKVDNAYDYSTNIPGIYAIGDVNTYPGKLKLILSGFHEAAIMCQSAYQRIHPDKRYIMKYTTVGGVKGFDGSVKEAKKEVVKSIV; translated from the coding sequence ATGATAAAAACAGATATACTTATTATAGGAGCGGGCCCGACAGGATTATTTACCGTATTTGAAGCGGGATTGTTAAAACTAAAATGCCATTTAATAGATGCGTTACCCCAACCCGGAGGTCAATGTGCCGAGATATATCCTAAAAAGCCGATATACGATATTCCGGCTTTTCCGGAGGTTCTGGCGGGAGATTTGGTAAACAACCTTTTGGAACAAATCAAACCTTTTGAACCGACATATACTCTGGGGGAAAGAGCAGATACCATTGATAAGCTTGACGACGGTACCTTTATCGTTACAACGAATAAAGGAACCAGACATCATGCACCGGTAGTTGTCATAGCGGGGGGACTTGGGTCATTTGAACCCAGAAAGCCTCAGATAGACAATATTACAGACTATGAAGACAATGGAGTGGCGTATATTATCAAGGACCCTGAAGTGTATAGAGGTAAAAAAGTACTTGTTGCCGGAGGTGGCGATTCGGCACTGGACTGGTCTATTTTCCTGGCTGATATAGCATCTGAGGTCTATTTGGTTCATAGAAGAAATGAATTTAGAGGGGCGTTGGATTCCGTTGAAAAAGTAGGGGAGCTTTCTAAAAGAGGTAAGATCGAAGTGATCACTGAAGCTGAGGTTATTCAGTTGCATGGTAACGGAAAGCTGGAAGCACTGACCGTAAAGCATAAGTCTAACGGAGAATCCCATATTCCGGTAGACAATTTTATTCCGCTATTTGGTTTATCGCCAAAATTAGGACCAATCGCCAGCTGGGGATTAGAGATAGAAAAGAATGCGATCAAGGTTGATAATGCTTACGATTATTCAACAAATATTCCGGGGATCTATGCTATAGGAGATGTAAATACCTATCCCGGAAAATTAAAATTGATCTTATCAGGATTTCACGAAGCGGCCATCATGTGTCAAAGCGCTTATCAAAGGATCCATCCGGACAAACGATATATAATGAAATATACGACGGTAGGAGGTGTTAAAGGCTTTGACGGATCAGTAAAAGAGGCTAAAAAAGAAGTAGTGAAAAGTATTGTTTGA
- a CDS encoding trans-sulfuration enzyme family protein, with amino-acid sequence MSKNHFETDAVRTQLDRTEFLEHSVPLYLTSSFVFEDAEDMRASFSEEKQRNIYSRFTNPNTSEFVEKICKMEGAEAGYAFATGMAAVFSTFAALLDSGDHIVSARSVFGSTHTLFTKYLPKWNIETSYFKVDEVEGIENLIQPNTKILFAESPTNPAVDVLDLEQLGTIAKKHNLILVVDNCFATPYLQKPIGFGADIVIHSATKLIDGQGRVLGGVAVGREDLVREIYLFSRNTGPAMSPFNAWVLSKSLETLAVRVEKHCENAAKLADYLESHERVNFVKYPFLKSHPQYEVARKQMKLGGNIVAFEVKGGVESGRKFLNNIKLCSLSANLGDTRTIVTHPASTTHSKLSEEDRLQVGISDGLVRVSVGLEHIDDVINDISQALSS; translated from the coding sequence ATGAGTAAGAATCATTTTGAAACTGATGCCGTAAGAACGCAATTAGACAGGACCGAATTTTTAGAACATTCAGTTCCTTTGTACCTGACCTCTAGTTTTGTTTTTGAAGATGCAGAAGATATGAGAGCATCTTTCTCTGAAGAAAAACAAAGAAATATATACAGCCGTTTCACAAATCCGAACACCTCTGAATTTGTAGAAAAGATTTGTAAAATGGAAGGTGCGGAAGCAGGCTATGCTTTTGCCACAGGAATGGCTGCCGTATTTTCTACTTTTGCAGCACTTTTGGATAGTGGTGATCATATAGTTTCTGCACGTTCCGTATTTGGGTCTACGCATACCCTGTTTACCAAATATTTGCCTAAATGGAATATAGAGACCTCTTATTTCAAGGTTGATGAGGTTGAAGGCATAGAAAACCTTATTCAGCCGAATACCAAAATATTATTTGCAGAATCTCCCACAAATCCAGCTGTAGATGTTCTGGATTTAGAACAGTTGGGAACAATTGCAAAAAAACATAATCTGATACTGGTTGTTGATAATTGCTTTGCAACCCCTTATCTTCAGAAACCTATCGGGTTTGGAGCAGACATCGTCATTCATTCGGCAACAAAGCTTATCGATGGCCAGGGAAGGGTTCTTGGCGGTGTAGCTGTTGGACGAGAGGATTTGGTCAGGGAAATATACCTGTTCAGCAGAAATACGGGGCCGGCAATGTCTCCTTTTAATGCCTGGGTGTTATCTAAAAGTCTGGAAACCTTAGCAGTCAGGGTTGAGAAGCATTGCGAGAACGCGGCTAAACTGGCAGATTATTTAGAATCTCATGAAAGAGTAAACTTTGTAAAATATCCCTTCCTGAAATCACACCCACAATACGAAGTGGCCAGAAAGCAAATGAAACTCGGAGGAAATATAGTAGCCTTTGAAGTAAAAGGAGGGGTCGAATCCGGTCGTAAATTCCTAAATAACATCAAGTTGTGTTCGCTATCTGCAAATTTGGGCGACACCAGAACCATTGTTACACATCCTGCGTCAACGACCCATAGTAAATTAAGTGAAGAAGACAGGCTACAAGTCGGAATCTCAGATGGTTTAGTACGTGTTTCAGTCGGATTAGAGCATATTGATGATGTTATAAATGACATTTCACAGGCATTAAGTAGTTAA
- a CDS encoding O-acetylhomoserine aminocarboxypropyltransferase/cysteine synthase family protein — protein MSKKFSTQSLHEGYEVSENRTSRAVPIYQTTSYVFNNTDHAANLFNLSEPGYIYTRLNNPTNDVLEQRLAALEGGIGAVVTSSGTAATFTVLLCILKAGDHIIASNSLYGGTYNFLNVTLPRLGIHTTFVDPSDPENFKKAAKENTRAVFAESLGNPKLDVLDLKSIAQVAKEIEVPFIVDNTVPTPFLLNPVEHGANIVIHSLTKYLTGNGTSLGGVIIDAGTFNWANGKFPEFTEPSAGYHGLIYHEVLKEAAFIAKVRIEGLRDYGTALSPFNAFQTLQGIETLEIRVKKHSENALELSKWLQNHPKVEWVNYPGLKSSKYYDLAKEYLPKGQSGVVTFGLKGGFESAKKVVDNVKIFSLLANFGDAKSLIIHPGSTTHQQLDEAAQESTGVTPDLIRISVGLEDVEDLKADLEQAFNLIDQQ, from the coding sequence ATGAGTAAAAAATTTTCAACACAATCGTTACACGAAGGGTATGAAGTAAGTGAAAACCGTACTTCCAGGGCAGTACCCATTTATCAAACAACATCGTATGTATTTAATAATACTGATCATGCGGCCAATTTGTTCAATCTGTCTGAGCCGGGATACATTTATACCCGTTTGAACAATCCTACCAATGATGTTCTCGAACAACGTCTGGCTGCTTTGGAAGGAGGAATAGGAGCGGTAGTTACATCATCAGGTACAGCTGCCACATTTACAGTATTATTATGTATTTTAAAAGCGGGAGATCATATTATAGCCTCAAATAGTTTATACGGAGGCACATATAATTTCTTAAATGTAACATTGCCAAGACTAGGTATTCATACCACTTTTGTCGACCCTTCTGATCCTGAAAACTTTAAAAAAGCAGCAAAGGAAAATACAAGAGCCGTATTTGCCGAGTCACTGGGGAATCCCAAACTCGACGTTCTGGATTTAAAGTCAATAGCTCAAGTAGCTAAAGAAATTGAAGTTCCTTTTATTGTCGACAATACAGTGCCGACACCATTTTTACTGAATCCTGTCGAGCACGGTGCAAATATCGTTATTCATTCACTCACAAAATACCTTACAGGAAACGGAACTTCTTTGGGAGGAGTAATAATAGATGCCGGAACCTTTAATTGGGCTAATGGGAAATTTCCGGAATTTACCGAGCCGTCAGCCGGGTATCACGGGTTGATATATCATGAGGTTCTGAAAGAAGCGGCTTTTATAGCAAAAGTAAGAATAGAAGGCCTTAGAGATTATGGAACCGCCTTAAGTCCGTTTAATGCTTTTCAAACGCTACAAGGGATAGAAACACTTGAAATCAGAGTTAAAAAGCATAGTGAAAATGCCTTGGAGTTAAGCAAGTGGTTGCAGAATCACCCAAAGGTGGAATGGGTTAATTATCCGGGTTTAAAATCGAGTAAGTATTATGATCTTGCCAAAGAATATCTGCCGAAAGGACAAAGCGGAGTTGTGACTTTTGGGCTGAAGGGAGGTTTTGAGTCGGCTAAAAAAGTTGTAGATAATGTGAAGATATTTTCATTGCTGGCAAATTTTGGAGATGCAAAGTCTTTAATCATTCACCCTGGTAGCACTACCCATCAACAATTAGACGAAGCAGCACAAGAATCAACAGGAGTAACCCCCGATTTAATCAGGATTTCTGTAGGGTTAGAAGATGTGGAGGATCTAAAAGCAGATCTGGAACAGGCATTTAACCTGATAGATCAACAATAA
- the cobA gene encoding uroporphyrinogen-III C-methyltransferase, whose translation MKWSRKIPKLTVVGAGPGDTDLITLKGIKALQSADVVLFDALVNTDLLEYASEAEQIFVGKRKGCYAYSQDQINELIVSRAGSHGHVVRLKGGDPFVFGRGAEEMEYASKYGVETSFVPGISSSLAVPGYQNIPLTKRGSSESFWVITGTTKDHKISGDVALAARSTATVVILMGMSKLGEIVSLFKQEGKQDLPVAIIQNGTTPQEKVGVGTVSTIESIVNEQNLTNPAIIVLGEVVKHRQQILELQHKINVEPSFVAAS comes from the coding sequence ATGAAGTGGAGTCGTAAAATACCAAAATTAACCGTTGTTGGCGCCGGGCCGGGTGATACCGATTTGATTACGCTGAAAGGAATTAAAGCATTGCAATCAGCCGATGTGGTACTATTTGATGCATTAGTGAATACAGACTTATTGGAATATGCTTCTGAAGCCGAGCAGATTTTTGTAGGGAAGCGTAAAGGTTGCTATGCGTACAGTCAGGATCAGATCAATGAACTCATTGTGTCCAGGGCGGGTTCACATGGACATGTAGTGCGACTGAAAGGGGGAGATCCTTTTGTGTTTGGAAGAGGAGCTGAAGAAATGGAATACGCATCAAAATATGGTGTAGAAACTAGTTTTGTGCCGGGCATATCGTCGTCTCTGGCAGTACCGGGATATCAAAATATTCCTTTAACCAAAAGAGGAAGTTCAGAAAGTTTCTGGGTAATTACCGGCACGACGAAAGATCATAAAATATCAGGAGATGTCGCATTGGCAGCCAGGTCAACAGCCACAGTTGTTATTCTTATGGGAATGAGTAAACTGGGAGAGATAGTAAGTTTGTTTAAGCAAGAAGGAAAACAAGATCTGCCGGTAGCAATTATTCAGAACGGAACAACACCACAAGAAAAAGTAGGTGTAGGAACAGTGAGTACTATTGAAAGTATTGTAAACGAACAAAATTTGACAAACCCTGCAATTATTGTGTTGGGAGAGGTGGTCAAACACCGTCAGCAGATTTTAGAGTTGCAGCATAAAATAAATGTAGAACCGTCGTTTGTAGCGGCATCATAA
- a CDS encoding precorrin-2 dehydrogenase/sirohydrochlorin ferrochelatase family protein, with translation MERNELYPIFLKVHALDTLIVGGGNVAIEKLLFLLKSSPNAQVTMVAPIFRPDIVALSEKHGFKIIEDVYDAGYLVGKHMVIATTDDVDVNIKVYNDCKERNILVNVADNPPYCDFYMGGIVTKGNVKVAISTNGKSPTTAKRLRQFFEDVIPEDVDELVQNLNKYRDTLKGNFEDKVKQLNEVTKNLVSRKKIKTQF, from the coding sequence ATGGAAAGAAATGAGCTGTATCCGATTTTCCTCAAAGTTCATGCCCTCGATACATTAATCGTGGGAGGAGGAAATGTAGCTATTGAAAAGCTATTGTTTTTATTAAAGTCCAGTCCAAATGCTCAGGTTACTATGGTAGCGCCAATTTTTAGACCGGACATTGTAGCCCTGTCTGAAAAGCATGGTTTTAAGATCATAGAAGATGTTTATGATGCCGGGTATCTGGTAGGGAAACACATGGTAATAGCAACGACAGACGATGTCGATGTCAATATTAAAGTTTATAATGATTGTAAAGAACGCAACATTCTGGTTAATGTAGCTGATAACCCTCCTTATTGTGACTTTTATATGGGGGGGATTGTGACCAAGGGAAATGTAAAAGTGGCCATTTCAACGAATGGAAAATCCCCGACAACAGCTAAAAGACTGCGGCAGTTTTTTGAAGACGTAATTCCTGAAGATGTGGATGAGTTGGTTCAAAACCTGAATAAGTACAGAGATACATTAAAAGGAAATTTCGAAGATAAAGTCAAACAATTAAACGAGGTTACCAAAAACCTGGTGTCGAGAAAAAAGATAAAAACTCAATTCTGA
- the thrA gene encoding bifunctional aspartate kinase/homoserine dehydrogenase I, translating into MDNNLLQLQINNFKTENGSEQDLPLSYQLFGQPLHTAPVVLVNHALTGNSDVSGTTGWWKELIGEGKCIDTKEYTVLSFNIPGNGYDGFSIDNYKDFVARDIARIFLLGLEKLGVEKLYALIGGSLGGGIAWEMAVLNPDLTEHLIPVASDWKSTDWLIANCQIQERILLNSKDPVHDARMHAMLCYRTPESFKERFHRTTNEELKIFNVESWLMHHGKKLQERFQVSAYLLMNQLLKTIDVSRDRKELYNVLETIKANIHIIGVDSDQFFTPEENRETYKHLAQAKPNVVYGEIHSLHGHDAFLIEHDQLEEILSPVFQKDKKRSGIKVIKFGGKSLANGKGINNALNILEAKIKEGERIAVVVSARGSATDDLENILNRAAQNTDYKHLFEAFKAYQQADYNVDFNEEFAELEKVFEGVHLLGDYSAKIKDHVLSQGELLSAKLITYLLNEKGFKAVFTDSRTLIKTDNKFGNAQPIQNVSKENVAHYFSKNGNAVHIVTGFIGSTLSNETTTLGRNGSNYSASLIANFLNAEELQNYTHVDGIFTANPDLVKNAEQIEQLSYNEANELANFGANILHAKTIIPLIEKNIPLRILNTFNENSNGTLITATPSKKGIKSLSVLDNVALLNLEGRGLLGKSGVDARIFKALGDAGISVSIIAQGSSERGIGLVVNADKAEQAKRALEREFEIDFHANDVSKISYTDEVAVISIVGQDLSTFHKPYNVLIKNSIVPILFNNTVTGKNVSLVVKQSDLHKAVNVIHGEIFGISKKVNIAVFGHGTVGGTLINQVLASAEAIEDRKNVKLNIFAVANSRKALLAEDGIGVSWETDLKLSSINSSVDDIIAFAKAHHLENLIAVDNTANKGFVDNYIKLAENGFDLVSSNKIANTLSYDFYKDLRVKLEEHQKQYLYETNVGAGLPLIDTIRILHISGENITRIRGVFSGTLSYLFNTFSAEERPFSDVLQKAIDSGFTEPDPREDLNGNDVGRKLLILARELDLQNEFSDVNIQNLVPEDIREGGVKDFLNSLAAFDEPYKDIKEGQEPGHVLRYVGDLHGDLQQDKGVLDVKLTSVPVSSALGQVSGADSIFEIYTESYGDRPIVIQGAGAGAAVTARGVFGDILKLTEKNN; encoded by the coding sequence TTGGATAATAATTTATTACAACTTCAGATAAACAATTTTAAAACCGAAAATGGTTCTGAGCAAGATTTGCCTTTATCTTATCAGCTTTTCGGGCAACCGTTGCATACAGCACCTGTGGTGTTAGTAAATCATGCCCTTACCGGAAACTCTGATGTTTCAGGTACAACCGGATGGTGGAAGGAGCTCATTGGCGAAGGGAAGTGTATTGACACAAAAGAGTACACGGTGTTATCATTTAACATACCGGGTAATGGTTATGATGGCTTTTCGATAGATAATTATAAGGATTTTGTAGCCAGGGATATAGCCAGGATCTTTCTGCTTGGACTGGAAAAGTTGGGAGTAGAGAAACTATATGCTTTGATAGGAGGCTCTTTAGGTGGTGGTATCGCTTGGGAAATGGCGGTTTTAAATCCGGATTTAACAGAGCATCTGATACCGGTTGCAAGCGACTGGAAGTCTACAGATTGGCTAATTGCCAATTGTCAGATTCAAGAAAGAATTTTACTTAATTCAAAAGACCCGGTACACGATGCACGCATGCATGCCATGTTGTGCTATAGAACTCCGGAATCATTTAAAGAGCGTTTTCACAGAACGACAAATGAAGAACTCAAGATCTTTAATGTTGAAAGCTGGTTAATGCATCACGGCAAAAAGTTACAGGAACGTTTTCAGGTTTCGGCTTATCTGCTGATGAACCAGCTTTTGAAAACAATAGATGTTTCAAGAGACCGGAAAGAACTCTATAATGTATTAGAGACCATTAAGGCCAATATCCATATTATAGGAGTTGATTCAGATCAGTTTTTTACTCCTGAAGAGAACAGGGAGACATATAAGCATTTGGCACAGGCCAAACCAAATGTGGTTTATGGTGAAATACATTCTTTGCACGGACACGATGCTTTTTTAATTGAACACGATCAATTGGAGGAAATATTAAGTCCCGTTTTTCAGAAAGACAAGAAACGTAGCGGTATAAAGGTGATAAAATTCGGAGGGAAGTCTTTAGCTAATGGCAAAGGAATTAACAATGCACTAAATATCCTGGAGGCAAAAATTAAAGAAGGCGAACGTATAGCCGTTGTAGTTTCAGCAAGAGGAAGTGCTACCGACGACCTGGAGAATATACTAAACAGAGCCGCTCAAAATACAGATTATAAACACCTCTTTGAGGCGTTTAAAGCTTACCAGCAGGCCGATTATAACGTAGATTTCAATGAAGAGTTTGCCGAGTTGGAAAAAGTGTTTGAAGGGGTACACCTGTTAGGCGATTACAGTGCTAAAATAAAGGATCATGTTTTATCTCAAGGGGAGTTATTGTCGGCGAAACTGATTACTTATTTATTGAACGAGAAAGGATTTAAAGCGGTATTTACCGACAGTCGTACTTTGATAAAAACAGATAATAAGTTTGGAAATGCTCAGCCGATACAGAACGTGTCTAAAGAAAATGTAGCTCATTATTTTTCTAAGAATGGCAATGCTGTTCATATAGTGACCGGTTTTATTGGAAGTACTTTAAGTAACGAGACTACTACTCTGGGCAGGAATGGCAGTAATTATTCAGCTTCATTGATCGCTAACTTTCTGAATGCTGAAGAATTACAAAATTACACCCATGTAGATGGAATTTTCACAGCCAATCCTGATTTGGTAAAGAATGCCGAACAAATAGAGCAGTTATCTTATAATGAGGCGAATGAGCTAGCCAATTTTGGAGCGAATATTCTTCATGCAAAAACCATTATTCCTTTAATAGAAAAGAACATTCCGCTTAGGATACTGAACACTTTTAATGAAAATAGTAATGGAACTTTAATTACGGCAACCCCGAGTAAGAAAGGAATTAAATCTTTATCAGTTCTAGACAACGTAGCCCTGTTGAACCTTGAGGGTAGGGGGTTATTAGGAAAGTCCGGTGTAGATGCCAGAATATTTAAAGCTTTAGGCGATGCCGGAATAAGTGTCAGTATCATCGCTCAGGGATCATCAGAACGCGGGATCGGATTGGTGGTTAATGCAGATAAGGCAGAGCAGGCTAAAAGAGCTTTGGAACGCGAATTTGAAATAGATTTTCACGCTAATGACGTGAGTAAGATCTCTTATACAGATGAAGTTGCCGTTATCTCCATCGTGGGACAAGATTTGAGCACATTTCACAAACCATATAATGTGTTGATTAAAAATAGTATTGTGCCAATACTATTTAATAATACAGTTACCGGAAAGAATGTAAGTTTGGTTGTTAAGCAATCTGATCTGCACAAGGCAGTTAACGTTATTCATGGTGAGATCTTTGGAATATCGAAAAAGGTAAATATTGCTGTTTTTGGTCACGGAACCGTTGGAGGAACATTAATAAATCAGGTATTGGCTTCGGCAGAAGCAATAGAAGATCGCAAAAATGTAAAACTCAATATTTTTGCTGTAGCCAATTCAAGAAAAGCCTTGTTGGCTGAAGATGGTATCGGAGTAAGTTGGGAAACTGACCTGAAGCTTTCAAGTATAAACAGTAGTGTTGACGATATCATTGCCTTCGCTAAAGCCCATCACTTAGAGAACTTAATAGCTGTAGACAATACTGCGAATAAGGGTTTTGTAGATAATTATATCAAACTGGCTGAAAATGGGTTTGACCTCGTATCCTCAAACAAAATAGCCAATACACTAAGTTACGATTTCTATAAAGATTTGAGAGTTAAGTTGGAAGAACATCAGAAACAATATCTTTATGAAACAAATGTGGGTGCAGGATTACCGCTTATTGATACAATAAGGATACTGCATATATCAGGAGAGAATATAACGAGGATCCGCGGGGTGTTTTCAGGAACCCTGAGCTATTTGTTTAATACATTTTCTGCAGAAGAGAGACCGTTTAGTGACGTATTACAAAAAGCAATAGATAGCGGCTTCACAGAGCCGGATCCAAGAGAAGACCTTAACGGTAATGATGTAGGAAGGAAGTTACTTATCCTCGCAAGGGAACTAGATTTGCAGAATGAGTTTTCTGATGTGAATATTCAAAACCTGGTGCCGGAGGATATCAGAGAAGGAGGAGTGAAAGATTTCCTCAATAGCCTGGCTGCATTTGATGAACCGTATAAGGATATAAAAGAAGGACAAGAGCCTGGTCATGTGTTGAGGTATGTAGGAGATTTACACGGCGATTTACAACAAGACAAGGGGGTTCTGGATGTTAAGTTAACCTCGGTTCCGGTAAGTAGTGCACTGGGGCAGGTGAGCGGCGCTGATTCAATCTTTGAAATTTACACGGAATCTTATGGAGACAGACCGATCGTGATACAGGGAGCCGGTGCAGGGGCAGCGGTTACAGCGAGAGGTGTATTTGGAGATATATTAAAACTAACCGAAAAGAATAACTAA